Proteins encoded by one window of Sphingosinicella sp. BN140058:
- a CDS encoding Hpt domain-containing protein codes for MAYDPGALNASLAAVVGSDMDLMRELRDAFVEGAARQADLMGRARCDANWEFAASRLKSLAASFGAVGLMGLADEALEGAPGDPVVLRKLRAAIDDFAAG; via the coding sequence ATGGCTTACGATCCCGGTGCCCTGAACGCGTCCCTCGCCGCCGTCGTCGGCAGCGACATGGACCTGATGCGCGAGCTGCGCGACGCCTTCGTCGAGGGCGCGGCCCGGCAGGCCGACCTGATGGGCCGCGCCCGCTGCGACGCCAATTGGGAATTCGCGGCCTCGCGGCTCAAGAGCCTGGCGGCGAGCTTCGGCGCGGTCGGGCTGATGGGGCTCGCCGACGAGGCGCTGGAAGGGGCACCGGGCGATCCGGTCGTGCTTCGCAAGCTGCGCGCCGCGATCGACGATTTCGCCGCCGGCTGA